One window of the Panulirus ornatus isolate Po-2019 chromosome 12, ASM3632096v1, whole genome shotgun sequence genome contains the following:
- the LOC139751813 gene encoding glutamate receptor ionotropic, delta-1-like, protein MLGRCLFCSEGQGPDVYPVPYPGLQVPPHTHSLLFPQRGTDLMGRRLRVAMLPYFPLSDHKKSLREEGEEEEGSVLLTPRDSLDVRIINTMAAHLNFTYELVEPPDGQWGVVDDHGNWTGVVGMIQQERADLSFCLTITSPRLPVMDFSRIYTNDPLVIISLKPKPLPQYLSTVRPLTGELWEILALSIAGWGFVTWLLQKAWSWVSGRPGVELDYALLYSWGTMLANPPTNQSLNVVERVLLGWWLVFCLIITTAYRSSLVAHLTVQGKSAPINSFQDLLDRDQWAWGSLSSFRMSAYVQIFQKTPDLTLRKMYEKVEIREAGEGLSLVLRGRYSFITGKYYIQSIIAMNYTDDRGYTPLYISRREYTLWAGFIWAFRKGAPFGRSLSMLKQRLLEAGLVNYWTNDVMETRIRNDKKRRGKQTSVVVFVKEKVDGELQVVLGLSHLLSVFLLLLLGYSLAFLVLLAENFAHRFPW, encoded by the exons ATGTTGGGCCGGTGTCTGTTCTGCAGTGAGGGGCAGGGGCCGGACGTCTACCCCGTGCCCTATCCCGGCCTCCaagtccctccccacacacactctctgctcTTCCCTC AGCGTGGGACAGACCTCATGGGTCGGCGACTGAGGGTGGCGATGCTTCCATACTTCCCGTTAAGTGACCACAAGAAGAGCctcagggaggagggggaggaggaagagggctcCGTCCTCCTGACGCCCCGGGACTCACTGGACGTGCGCATCATCAACACTATGGCTGCCCACCTCAACTTCAC GTATGAGTTGGTGGAGCCTCCAGATGGCCAATGGGGGGTCGTGGACGACCACGGGAACTGGACGGGCGTGGTAGGCATGATACAGCAGGAGCGGGCCGACCTCTCCTTCTGTCTGACCATCACGTCACCCCGGCTGCCAGTCATGGATTTCTCCAGGATCTACACTAACGACCCGCTCGTCATCATCTCACTCAAGCCAAAACCTCTCCCGCAGTATCTGTCTACAGTCAGACCCTTGACAG GAGAACTGTGGGAGATCTTAGCATTAAGCATCGCAGGCTGGGGCTTCGTCACCTGGCTGCTGCAGAAGGCGTGGTCTTGGGTGTCTGGGAGGCCGGGTGTGGAGCTGGACTACGCCCTTCTTTATAGCTGGGGAACCATGCTGGCCAACCCACCTACCAACCAGAGCCTCAACGTCGTGGAGAGA GTACTGCTGGGCTGGTGGCTGGTGTTCTGTCTGATCATCACGACAGCCTACCGTTCGTCTCTAGTGGCCCACCTCACCGTCCAGGGCAAGAGCGCACCCATCAACAGCTTCCAGGACCTACTGGACAGAGACCAGTGGGCCTGGGGCAGCCTCAGCTCCTTCCGTATGAGTGCATATGTGCAGATATTCCAGAAGACACCTGACCTAACGCTGAGGAAGATGTATGAGAAGGTCGAG ATCCGGGAGGCTGGGGAAGGCCTGTCGCTGGTGCTGCGGGGACGCTACTCCTTCATCACGGGCAAGTACTACATCCAGTCCATTATCGCCATGAACTACACCGACGACCGAGGCTACACGCCCCTCTACATCAGCAGGAGGGAGTACACCCTGTGGGCGGGGTTCATCTGGGCCTTCAG gaaaggtGCGCCCTTCGGCCGGTCGTTGAGCATGTTGAAGCAGCGACTGCTCGAGGCAGGGTTGGTGAACTACTGGACCAATGACGTCATGGAGACACGCATCAGAAACGACAAGAAACGAAGAGGAAAACAAACTTCAGTCGTCGTCTTCGTCAAAGAAAAG GTTGATGGGGAGCTGCAGGTGGTGCTGGGGCTCAGCCATCTGCTgagtgtcttcctcctcctcctgctgggctACTCCCTCGCCTTCCTCGTCCTCCTGGCCGAAAACTTTGCTCACCGTTTCCCCTGGTAA